One Cryptomeria japonica chromosome 9, Sugi_1.0, whole genome shotgun sequence genomic window carries:
- the LOC131064654 gene encoding uncharacterized protein LOC131064654: MAITETETEMNFSTHATWLPSHGSLQKTVIFTTESPVEGQEIDSCPLLLTPLKESSSPCEITLKFEGSSCEVSSIYVRSTARIFELYSKSEISADNEYICTARGELAVQNDDPTYVGETINKNDSSSFGRDNCVDNFSETSLHSLIENGTELFLNVENSDKESHNYSSQSDSIDGNTDGALQVLHESIRVSEEIGKRDSQSSDEDSWVEVGLSGSLVDSLGKPGEMCQLQSKGYLDYSEDKAAQKPELLAEQGEKISVDNCIELGQHEDNTSEDAAFLHHAKEENLSDTGASNSLIATNMEIKTRADENIASLSTSRMSKAAFYEATVEIVNANPCVSLTIRLLSLQDKSCVEIDTIYIYGVRASDVKDTAEAISLSNSGLQGSPFGGSLLAMLLPSMLQMSRGGLTQYQNDLLYNVRRDESMPQMGSTETELSRSNNSPIISTPFPVKDIETSTGDNLSSDTVPGKEVSPEQSLFQEKLSADLDKVEENMELTKNNLKTTLQNALPSMGPTEDIKGRQNVSGGEDSCMGVMAGTNESISSLMDGLHNEESNEHYIPEELESNKIDNSLFRQKNEENVLENICKRMDRLEAVCLRIEDYIHRSFEKMERRLQLVESCQMQQNHSLVTKIESNTVCSDLPVVSNSYSENSISGLEMSNNGNRKDIAEVDIPSLLNAEVPSSICMPRACSVSSPEFSPLFAIASPTTFSPDASCVGNSKELHSENADLLHCNEESSKASLDISPKLELDYSASRSLDRQDLSKEEHLGDMDSQSAESIGVCGGSKVSSNPINEHQITPNKTKLCLEEVLASELSAFSVSARPAQVETQIILTETPPDSSQIENADDKEGGDHEGLNSFHSSQVEITGLSTGIPCHSLEVDHSDEEEACYHHNTLFNALEEVRYISQENMYSVPYCSSQGNEDARQTVNRGRNISDAWDSLALNIKQSCKPGTKTVSNHEKENVLLEDENEQKLNVSEMKLAENVSCPIHVNQTTSTNLVYDCLGKLHPLHGYYEFEPFKLCPKLTKLIIEKDKNMVEKKYASFNHLSGNTESNVAEVERTITSLEVKQDEGSSGSDSPTESHDKYASRQSNIDTSSLLDVSFTITDASQIKMSLESLLGDNVSEHGGETVPLQQTTEAEASNFSESKRPHGLFFVEDEGLGEFIIPATSTFLCSVTSGNSSNQGIVPGISPVFESLL; this comes from the coding sequence TCAAGTTTGAAGGATCATCATGTGAGGTTTCCAGTATCTATGTACGGAGTACTGCCCGAATATTTGAACTGTACAGTAAGTCAGAAATCAGTGCTGACAATGAATATATCTGCACTGCCCGTGGTGAGCTGGCTGTGCAGAATGATGATCCCACCTATGTGGGAGAAACCATTAATAAGAATGATAGTTCTTCATTTGGCAGAGACAACTGTGTTGATAATTTTTCTGAGACTTCTTTGCATTCACTGATTGAGAATGGGACTGAGCTATTTTTGAATGTGGAAAATAGTGATAAAGAATCACACAATTATTCAAGTCAATCAGATAGTATTGATGGGAATACAGATGGAGCCCTACAAGTGCTGCATGAAAGCATTAGAGTTTCAGAGGAAATTGGAAAAAGAGACTCTCAGAGTAGTGATGAAGATAGTTGGGTTGAAGTTGGACTATCAGGATCACTTGTGGATTCTCTGGGTAAGCCTGGAGAAATGTGTCAACTTCAGTCCAAGGGCTACTTAGATTATTCTGAAGATAAAGCTGCACAGAAACCAGAACTATTAGCTGAACAGGGTGAGAAGATTTCAGTGGACAATTGCATAGAATTAGGCCAGCATGAAGATAACACTTCAGAGGATGCAGCTTTTCTTCATCATGCCAAAGAAGAAAATTTGTCAGATACAGGAGCATCCAATTCACTGATAGCAACCAATATGGAGATTAAAACTAGAGCCGATGAGAATATTGCAAGTTTGTCCACAAGTAGGATGTCAAAAGCGGCATTTTATGAAGCAACTGTTGAGATAGTAAATGCTAATCCTTGTGTTTCCCTAACCATCCGTCTGCTGTCATTACAAGATAAGTCATGTGTAGAGATTGATACAATTTATATATATGGTGTACGTGCTTCTGATGTTAAAGACACAGCTGAAGCCATTAGTTTGAGCAACTCTGGTCTTCAGGGTAGTCCATTTGGGGGCTCTTTACTGGCAATGCTTCTTCCAAGTATGCTCCAAATGTCAAGAGGTGGTTTGACTCAATATCAGAATGATTTATTGTACAATGTCAGGAGAGATGAGAGCATGCCACAAATGGGGTCAACTGAAACAGAACTTTCTAGGTCTAATAATTCCCCAATCATCAGCACACCTTTCCCAGTAAAAGACATTGAAACTTCAACAGGAGATAATTTATCTTCTGATACAGTACCAGGAAAGGAAGTTTCACCTGAACAGTCACTGTTTCAAGAGAAGCTTTCCGCAGATCTGGATAAAGTTGAAGAAAATATGGAACTGACTAAAAATAATCTAAAAACTACTCTGCAAAATGCACTGCCTTCAATGGGACCTACAGAGGACATAAAGGGAAGGCAGAATGTTTCAGGAGGTGAAGATTCATGTATGGGAGTAATGGCTGGTACCAATGAAAGTATTTCTTCTCTAATGGATGGGCTTCACAATGAAGAATCCAATGAACATTACATTCCTGAAGAGTTAGAAAGCAATAAGATTGATAACAGCTTATTCAGGCAAAAGAATGAAGAAAACGTGTTGGAGAATATTTGCAAGCGTATGGACAGATTAGAGGCTGTGTGCTTGCGGATTGAGGATTATATACACAGGTCCTTTGAGAAGATGGAAAGGAGGCTTCAGCTTGTTGAGTCATGTCAGATGCAGCAGAACCATTCCCTGGTGACAAAAATAGAGAGTAATACTGTTTGTTCAGATCTACCTGTTGTATCAAACTCATATTCAGAAAATTCCATTTCTGGCCTAGAAATGTCAAACAATGGTAATCGGAAGGACATTGCTGAGGTGGACATACCAAGTCTATTAAATGCCGAAGTTCCATCCTCAATTTGTATGCCAAGGGCTTGTTCTGTATCATCTCCTGAATTTTCTCCTCTGTTTGCCATTGCAAGTCCTACAACCTTTTCCCCAGATGCTTCATGTGTGGGTAATTCTAAGGAATTGCATTCAGAGAATGCAGATTTGTTACATTGTAATGAGGAGTCATCAAAAGCCAGTCTTGACATATCACCAAAGCTTGAACTGGATTATTCAGCATCCAGGAGTTTGGATCGACAAGATTTATCAAAGGAAGAACATCTGGGAGATATGGATTCCCAGAGTGCAGAGTCTATAGGAGTATGTGGAGGTTCAAAGGTTTCAAGCAACCCAATTAATGAGCATCAGATTACTCCTAACAAGACAAAACTGTGTCTAGAGGAAGTTTTAGCTTCAGAGCTTTCAGCATTTTCAGTTTCCGCCCGTCCAGCTCAAGTAGAAACACAAATTATCTTGACAGAAACACCACCAGATTCATCACAAATAGAAAATGCAGACGACAAGGAGGGCGGTGACCATGAGGGACTTAATTCGTTTCATTCTTCCCAAGTGGAAATAACAGGATTATCCACAGGAATACCTTGTCACTCATTGGAAGTAGATCATTCGGATGAGGAGGAGGCTTGTTATCATCACAATACCCTTTTTAATGCACTTGAAGAAGTGCGATACATAAGTCAGGAAAATATGTATTCAGTTCCATACTGTTCTTCCCAAGGAAATGAGGATGCCAGACAGACTGTAAATAGAGGGAGAAATATCAGTGATGCCTGGGATAGTCTTGCTCTCAATATCAAGCAGTCCTGCAAACCAGGTACCAAAACAGTAAGCAACCATGAGAAGGAAAATGTGCTGTTGGAGGATGAAAACGAACAGAAACTGAATGTCAGTGAAATGAAATTGGCTGAGAATGTCTCTTGCCCAATTCATGTTAACCAGACTACAAGCACAAATTTGGTCTATGATTGCCTTGGGAAGCTTCACCCATTACATGGATATTATGAGTTTGAACCATTTAAATTGTGCCCAAAGCTTACTAAGCTTATCATTGAAAAGGATAAAAATATGGTTGAAAAAAAATATGCTTCATTTAATCATCTTTCTGGAAATACTGAAAGTAATGTAGCAGAAGTTGAAAGAACAATTACAAGCCTGGAAGTTAAGCAAGATGAAGGAAGTAGTGGATCAGATAGTCCCACGGAATCTCATGATAAGTATGCTTCAAGACAGTCAAATATTGATACATCCTCTTTATTAGATGTCTCATTTACAATTACCGATGCTTCACAAATAAAAATGTCTTTGGAATCTCTTTTGGGCGATAATGTCTCTGAGCATGGTGGAGAAACTGTTCCTCTCCAGCAAACTACTGAAGCAGAAGCCTCAAATTTCTCTGAATCAAAGCGTCCACATGGATTGTTCTTTGTTGAAGATGAAGGCCTTGGAGAGTTTATTATTCCGGCCACATCAACTTTTCTTTGCTCAGTTACCTCAGGAAACAGCTCAAATCAAGGGATAGTACCAGGGATATCTCCTGTTTTTGAAAGCCTACTGTAA